A portion of the Cryptomeria japonica chromosome 5, Sugi_1.0, whole genome shotgun sequence genome contains these proteins:
- the LOC131073319 gene encoding 3-hydroxy-3-methylglutaryl-coenzyme A reductase 3, translated as MAVTGLRKSKMEVKNDERVNYCYDIKNGSKRKNSNENSKLLASDALLLPLGLTNKLFFVLFFTASYFLMGRWREKIRTSTPLHVVSFGELVAIVAQLSSFIYLLGFFGIDYVQNFISKGNDGSWDDFTMEADFNTPPTTCEMAAKEEVAVKKPEVQLKGIALGDNEDGDIAVAVCNGTVASYSLESSLGDCKRAASVRRTALELMTGRSLDGLPLEGFNYESILGQCCEMPVGYVQVPVGVAGPLLLNGSEYMVPMATTEGCLVASTNRGCKAILMSGGATSILLRDGMTRAPVVRFQSAKRAADLKFYIEDPTNSDNLSDIFNRTSRFARLQDIKCAVAGKNLYMRFSCFTGDAMGMNMVSKGVQNVLDHLQIVFPDMDVISVSGNFCADKKPAAVNWIEGRGKSVVCEAIITEAVVNKVLKTTVPALLELNMLKNLTGSAMAGAMGGFNAHAANIVSAIFIATGQDPAQNVESSHCITMMEGVNGGKDLHISVSMPCIEVGTVGGGTQLAAQAACLNMLGVKGANGTSPGSNAQKLARVVAAAVMAGELSLMSALAAGQLVKSHMKYNRSTKDVKAA; from the exons ATGGCTGTTACTGGGCTGAGGAAATCAAAGATGGAGGTGAAgaatgatgaaagagttaactatTGCTATGATATCAAGAATGGTTCAAAGAGGAAGAACAGCAATGAGAATTCAAAGCTGTTGGCATCTGATGCCCTGCTTCTTCCCTTGGGACTCACCAATAAGTTGTTCTTTGTGCTCTTCTTCACTGCATCATATTTCCTAATGGGGAGATGGAGGGAGAAGATCAGGACCTCAACACCCCTTCATGTTGTCAGCTTTGGAGAGCTTGTGGCCATTGTAGCCCAGTTGTCTTCCTTCATTTATTTGCTTGGATTCTTTGGCATTGATTATGTGCAAAACTTCATTAGCAAAGGGAATGACGGCTCCTGGGATGATTTTACCATGGAGGCAGATTTCAACACCCCTCCAACAACGTGTGAGATGGCAGCCAAAGAAGAAGTTGCTGTTAAGAAACCTGAGGTCCAGCTCAAGGGAATTGCTCTTGGTGACAATGAGGATGGAGACATTGCAGTTGCTGTATGTAATGGTACTGTAGCATCCTATTCTCTTGAATCCTCCCTTGGGGACTGCAAGAGAGCTGCCTCTGTGAGGAGGACTGCCTTGGAGCTCATGACTGGGAGATCTCTTGATGGATTGCCCTTGGAGGGATTTAATTATGAGTCCATTCTTGGGCAGTGCTGTGAGATGCCTGTGGGTTATGTACAAGTTCCTGTGGGTGTGGCAGGGCCTTTGCTACTTAATGGGTCTGAGTACATGGTGCCCATGGCAACCACAGAAGGTTGTCTGGTGGCCAGCACCAACAGAGGTTGCAAGGCCATCCTTATGAGTGGTGGGGCTACAAGCATTCTTCTCAGAGATGGGATGACTAGAGCCCCTGTTGTTAGGTTTCAGAGTGCCAAGAGAGCTGCAGATCTTAAGTTCTATATTGAGGATCCCACAAACTCTGATAACCTGTCAGACATCTTCAACAG GACAAGCAGGTTTGCCAGACTACAAGACATAAAATGTGCAGTTGCAGGCAAGAATCTGTATATGAGATTCTCATGCTTCACTGGAGATGCCATGGGAATGAATATGGTCTCCAAGGGTGTTCAGAATGTCTTGGATCATCTTCAAATTGTGTTCCCTGACATGGATGTTATCAGCGTTTCTG GCAATTTCTGTGCAGACAAGAAGCCCGCGGCAGTGAACTGGATTGAAGGGCGTGGGAAATCGGTAGTGTGTGAGGCCATCATAACAGAGGCAGTTGTGAACAAGGTCTTGAAGACTACAGTTCCAGCATTATTGGAGCTGAACATGCTCAAGAACTTGACAGGATCTGCAATGGCGGGCGCCATGGGAGGGTTCAATGCCCATGCTGCCAACATTGTGTCTGCAATTTTCATTGCAACAGGCCAAGATCCAGCCCAAAATGTGGAGAGCTCCCACTGTATTACCATGATGGAGGGTGTGAATGGGGGCAAGGATCTGCACATATCGGTGAGCATGCCCTGCATAGAGGTGGGGACTGTGGGAGGAGGGACTCAATTAGCAGCACAGGCAGCGTGCTTGAACATGCTTGGAGTGAAAGGAGCAAATGGGACATCACCTGGTTCAAATGCTCAGAAGTTGGCCAGAGTAGTAGCAGCTGCAGTAATGGCAGGGGAGCTTTCTCTCATGTCCGCTCTTGCGGCTGGCCAGCTCGTCAAGAGCCACATGAAGTATAACCGATCTACCAAAGATGTCAAAGCAGCCTAA